One genomic region from Anopheles funestus unplaced genomic scaffold, idAnoFuneDA-416_04 scaffold_309_ctg1, whole genome shotgun sequence encodes:
- the LOC125774278 gene encoding uncharacterized protein LOC125774278 isoform X15: MLITRSVSNGSSIVTQILIDLLIIYQKLFYAVVLSCLWKKLFEVQRLNIFSTFPKKFLILPLWMLITRSVSNGSSIVAHIWIDLVISYQKLFYADVLSCLWKKLFEVQRLNIFSTFPKKFLILPLWMLITRSVSNGSSIVAHIWIDLVISYQKLFYADVLSCLWKKLFEVQRLNIFSTFPKKFLILPLWMLITRSVSNGSSIVAHIWIDLVISYQKLFYADVLSCLWKKLFEVQRLNIFSTFPKKFLILPLWMLITRSVSNGSSIVAHIWIDLVISYQKLFYADVLSCLWKKLFEVQRLNIFSTFPKKFLILPLWMLITRSVSNGSSIVAHI; this comes from the exons atgcttataactcggtcagtttccaatggatcttcaattgtaacacagattttgatagatctgctcattatctaccaaaagttattctacgccgttgtgctaagttgtctgtggaaaaagttattcgag gtacaaagacttaacattttctcaacttttccaaaaaaattcctcattttgccactttggatgcttataactcggtcagtttccaatggatcttcaattgtagcacatatttggatagatctggtcattagctaccaaaagttattctacgccgatgtgctaagttgtctgtggaaaaagttattcgaggtacaaagacttaacattttctcaacttttccaaaaaaattcctcattttgccactttggatgcttataactcggtcagtttccaatggatcttcaattgtagcacatatttggatagatctggtcattagctaccaaaagttattctacgccgatgtgctaagttgtctgtggaaaaagttattcgaggtacaaagacttaacattttctcaacttttccaaaaaaattcctcattttgccactttggatgcttataactcggtcagtttccaatggatcttcaattgtagcacatatttggatagatctggtcattagctaccaaaagttattctacgccgatgtgctaagttgtctgtggaaaaagttattcgaggtacaaagacttaacattttctcaacttttccaaaaaaattcctcattttgccactttggatgcttataactcggtcagtttccaatggatcttcaattgtagcacatatttggatagatctggtcattagctaccaaaagttattctacgccgatgtgctaagttgtctgtggaaaaagttattcgaggtacaaagacttaacattttctcaacttttccaaaaaaattcctcattttgccactttggatgcttataactcggtcagtttccaatggatcttcaattgtagcacatatttga
- the LOC125774278 gene encoding uncharacterized protein LOC125774278 isoform X8 produces MLITRSVSNGSSIVTQIWIDLLISYQKLFYADVLSCLWKKLFEVQRLNIFSTFPKKFLILPLWMLITRSVSNGSSIVAHIWIDLVISYQKLFYADVLSCLWKKLFEVQRLNIFSTFPKKFLILPLWMLITRSVSNGSSIVAHIWIDLVISYQKLFYADVLSCLWKKLFEVQRLNIFSIFLKKFLILPLWMLITRTVSNGSSIVAHIWIDLVISYQKLFYADVLSCLWKKLFEVQRLNIFSTFPKKFLILPLWMLITRSVSNGSSIVAHIWIDLVISYQKLFYADVLSCLWKKLFEVQRLNIFSTFPKKFLILPLWMLITRSVSNGSSIVAHIWIDLVISYQKLFYADVLSCLWKKLFEVQRLNIFSTFPKKFLILPLWMLITRSVSNGSSIVAHIWIDLVISYQKLFYADVLSCLWKKLFEVQRLNIFSTFPKKFLILPLWMLITRSVSNGSSIVAHIWIDLVISYQKLFYADVLSCLWKKLFEVQRLNIFSTFPKKFLILPLWMLITRSVSNGSSIVAHI; encoded by the exons atgcttataactcggtcagtttccaatggatcttcaattgtaacacagatttggatagatctgcttatcagctaccaaaagttattctacgccgatgtgctaagttgtctgtggaaaaagttattcgaggtacaaagacttaacattttctcaacttttccaaaaaaattcctcattttgccactttggatgcttataactcggtcagtttccaatggatcttcaattgtagcacatatttggatagatctggtcattagctaccaaaagttattctacgccgatgtgctaagttgtctgtggaaaaagttattcgaggtacaaagacttaacattttctcaacttttccaaaaaaattcctcattttgccactttggatgcttataactcggtcagtttccaatggatcttcaattgtagcacatatttggatagatctggtcattagctaccaaaagttattctacgccgatgtgctaagttgtctgtggaaaaagttattcgag gtacaaagacttaacattttctcaatttttctaaaaaaattcctcattttgccactttggatgcttataactcggacagtttccaatggatcttcaattgtagcacatatttggatagatctggtcattagctaccaaaagttattctacgccgatgtgctaagttgtctgtggaaaaagttatttgaggtacaaagacttaacattttctcaacttttccaaaaaaattcctcattttgccactttggatgcttataactcggtcagtttccaatggatcttcaattgtagcacatatttggatagatctggtcattagctaccaaaagttattctacgccgatgtgctaagttgtctgtggaaaaagttattcgaggtacaaagacttaacattttctcaacttttccaaaaaaattcctcattttgccactttggatgcttataactcggtcagtttccaatggatcttcaattgtagcacatatttggatagatctggtcattagctaccaaaagttattctacgccgatgtgctaagttgtctgtggaaaaagttattcgaggtacaaagacttaacattttctcaacttttccaaaaaaattcctcattttgccactttggatgcttataactcggtcagtttccaatggatcttcaattgtagcacatatttggatagatctggtcattagctaccaaaagttattctacgccgatgtgctaagttgtctgtggaaaaagttattcgaggtacaaagacttaacattttctcaacttttccaaaaaaattcctcattttgccactttggatgcttataactcggtcagtttccaatggatcttcaattgtagcacatatttggatagatctggtcattagctaccaaaagttattctacgccgatgtgctaagttgtctgtggaaaaagttattcgaggtacaaagacttaacattttctcaacttttccaaaaaaattcctcattttgccactttggatgcttataactcggtcagtttccaatggatcttcaattgtagcacatatttga
- the LOC125774278 gene encoding uncharacterized protein LOC125774278 isoform X9, whose protein sequence is MLITRSVSNGSSIVTQIWIDLLISYQKLFYADVLSCLWKKLFEVQRLNIFSTFPKKFLILPLWMLITRSVSNGSSIVAHIWIDLVISYQKLFYADVLSCLWKKLFEVQRLNIFSTFPKKFLILPLWMLITRSVSNGSSIVAHIWIDLVISYQKLFYADVLSCLWKKLFEVQRLNIFSTFPKKFLILPLWMLITRSVSNGSSIVAHIWIDLVISYQKLFYADVLSCLWKKLFEVQRLNIFSTFPKKFLILPLWMLITRSVSNGSSIVAHIWIDLVISYQKLFYADVLSCLWKKLFEVQRLNIFSTFPKKFLILPLWMLITRSVSNGSSIVAHIWIDLVISYQKLFYADVLSCLWKKLFEVQRLNIFSTFPKKFLILPLWMLITRSVSNGSSIVAHIWIDLVISYQKLFYADVLSCLWKKLFEVQRLNIFSTFPKKFLILPLWMLITRSVSNGSSIVAHIWIDLVISYQKLFYADVLSCLWKKLFEVQRLNIFSTFPKKFLILPLWMLITRSVSNGSSIVAHI, encoded by the exons atgcttataactcggtcagtttccaatggatcttcaattgtaacacagatttggatagatctgcttatcagctaccaaaagttattctacgccgatgtgctaagttgtctgtggaaaaagttattcgaggtacaaagacttaacattttctcaacttttccaaaaaaattcctcattttgccactttggatgcttataactcggtcagtttccaatggatcttcaattgtagcacatatttggatagatctggtcattagctaccaaaagttattctacgccgatgtgctaagttgtctgtggaaaaagttattcgaggtacaaagacttaacattttctcaacttttccaaaaaaattcctcattttgccactttggatgcttataactcggtcagtttccaatggatcttcaattgtagcacatatttggatagatctggtcattagctaccaaaagttattctacgccgatgtgctaagttgtctgtggaaaaagttattcgaggtacaaagacttaacattttctcaacttttccaaaaaaattcctcattttgccactttggatgcttataactcggtcagtttccaatggatcttcaattgtagcacatatttggatagatctggtcattagctaccaaaagttattctacgctgatgtgctaagttgtctgtggaaaaagttattcgag gtacaaagacttaacattttctcaacttttccaaaaaaattcctcattttgccactttggatgcttataactcggtcagtttccaatggatcttcaattgtagcacatatttggatagatctggtcattagctaccaaaagttattctacgccgatgtgctaagttgtctgtggaaaaagttattcgaggtacaaagacttaacattttctcaacttttccaaaaaaattcctcattttgccactttggatgcttataactcggtcagtttccaatggatcttcaattgtagcacatatttggatagatctggtcattagctaccaaaagttattctacgccgatgtgctaagttgtctgtggaaaaagttattcgaggtacaaagacttaacattttctcaacttttccaaaaaaattcctcattttgccactttggatgcttataactcggtcagtttccaatggatcttcaattgtagcacatatttggatagatctggtcattagctaccaaaagttattctacgccgatgtgctaagttgtctgtggaaaaagttattcgaggtacaaagacttaacattttctcaacttttccaaaaaaattcctcattttgccactttggatgcttataactcggtcagtttccaatggatcttcaattgtagcacatatttggatagatctggtcattagctaccaaaagttattctacgccgatgtgctaagttgtctgtggaaaaagttattcgaggtacaaagacttaacattttctcaacttttccaaaaaaattcctcattttgccactttggatgcttataactcggtcagtttccaatggatcttcaattgtagcacatatttga
- the LOC125774278 gene encoding uncharacterized protein LOC125774278 isoform X11 yields MLITRSVSNGSSIVTQIWIDLLISYQKLFYADVLSCLWKKLFEVQRLNIFSTFPKKFLILPLWMLITRSVSNGSSIVAHIWIDLVISYQKLFYADVLSCLWKKLFEVQRLNIFSIFLKKFLILPLWMLITRTVSNGSSIVAHIWIDLVISYQKLFYADVLSCLWKKLFEVQRLNIFSTFPKKFLILPLWMLITRSVSNGSSIVAHIWIDLVISYQKLFYADVLSCLWKKLFEVQRLNIFSTFPKKFLILPLWMLITRSVSNGSSIVAHIWIDLVISYQKLFYADVLSCLWKKLFEVQRLNIFSTFPKKFLILPLWMLITRSVSNGSSIVAHIWIDLVISYQKLFYADVLSCLWKKLFEVQRLNIFSTFPKKFLILPLWMLITRSVSNGSSIVAHIWIDLVISYQKLFYADVLSCLWKKLFEVQRLNIFSTFPKKFLILPLWMLITRSVSNGSSIVAHI; encoded by the exons atgcttataactcggtcagtttccaatggatcttcaattgtaacacagatttggatagatctgcttatcagctaccaaaagttattctacgccgatgtgctaagttgtctgtggaaaaagttattcgaggtacaaagacttaacattttctcaacttttccaaaaaaattcctcattttgccactttggatgcttataactcggtcagtttccaatggatcttcaattgtagcacatatttggatagatctggtcattagctaccaaaagttattctacgccgatgtgctaagttgtctgtggaaaaagttattcgag gtacaaagacttaacattttctcaatttttctaaaaaaattcctcattttgccactttggatgcttataactcggacagtttccaatggatcttcaattgtagcacatatttggatagatctggtcattagctaccaaaagttattctacgccgatgtgctaagttgtctgtggaaaaagttatttgaggtacaaagacttaacattttctcaacttttccaaaaaaattcctcattttgccactttggatgcttataactcggtcagtttccaatggatcttcaattgtagcacatatttggatagatctggtcattagctaccaaaagttattctacgccgatgtgctaagttgtctgtggaaaaagttattcgaggtacaaagacttaacattttctcaacttttccaaaaaaattcctcattttgccactttggatgcttataactcggtcagtttccaatggatcttcaattgtagcacatatttggatagatctggtcattagctaccaaaagttattctacgccgatgtgctaagttgtctgtggaaaaagttattcgaggtacaaagacttaacattttctcaacttttccaaaaaaattcctcattttgccactttggatgcttataactcggtcagtttccaatggatcttcaattgtagcacatatttggatagatctggtcattagctaccaaaagttattctacgccgatgtgctaagttgtctgtggaaaaagttattcgaggtacaaagacttaacattttctcaacttttccaaaaaaattcctcattttgccactttggatgcttataactcggtcagtttccaatggatcttcaattgtagcacatatttggatagatctggtcattagctaccaaaagttattctacgccgatgtgctaagttgtctgtggaaaaagttattcgaggtacaaagacttaacattttctcaacttttccaaaaaaattcctcattttgccactttggatgcttataactcggtcagtttccaatggatcttcaattgtagcacatatttga